In one Oryza glaberrima chromosome 2, OglaRS2, whole genome shotgun sequence genomic region, the following are encoded:
- the LOC127762592 gene encoding glycine-rich cell wall structural protein-like → MASKGLLIVSVLLLASAFLATSGEDHQADDPEPANTSPGGGGGSSGYGQAGGSTGYNAVSAYYPPPTPAGWPNGGGYSYGSVGQDGSYSYSYGVQYINGDPAGWSGWNNVWWFDRRCPSGACCARGFNGDCFRCCHPWP, encoded by the exons ATGGCGTCCAAGGGTTTACTCATCGTGTCCGTGCTCCTGCTGGCATCTGCTTTCCTCGCCACCTCAGGTGAAGATCATC AGGCTGATGACCCGGAGCCAGCGAACACTagtccaggcggcggcggcggatcatCAGGTTACGGCCAAGCAGGCGGATCTACCGGCTACAACGCCGTCTCAGCCTACTACCCACCGCCAACACCTGCAGGGTGGCCAAACGGTGGCGGCTACTCCTACGGATCAGTAGGACAGGACGGCAGCTACTCCTACTCGTATGGAGTACAGTACATCAATGGCGATCCTGCGGGTTGGTCTGGATGGAACAATGTGTGGTGGTTCGACCGCCGGTGCCCATCGGGCGCTTGTTGTGCCCGTGGGTTCAACGGCGATTGCTTCCGTTGCTGCCATCCGTGGCCGTAG
- the LOC127764597 gene encoding glycine-rich protein 3 short isoform-like: MASSRALLVFALLLAAAFLVNCARQEPQPNEGPAADPNAGGGDGSSGYDDGKVSKSGHRPQAKYYNGHRPQGKYGGHRPQGKYYGYSECGGGGDDGDCGGPCEHRRCEYGCCEGGYGRDRCHRCCDHGEFGGRH, from the exons atggcGTCGTCCAGGGCTTTACTTGTGTTCGCTCTGCTGCTCGCCGCTGCCTTCCTCGTCAACTGCGCTCGACAAGAACCTC AGCCCAACGAGGGACCGGCAGCTGACCccaacgccggcggcggcgacggatcATCGGGTTACGACGACGGCAAAGTGTCCAAGTCCGGCCACCGGCCGCAGGCGAAGTACTATAATGGCCACCGGCCGCAGGGGAAGTATGGTGGCCATCGTCCGCAGGGGAAATACTACGGGTACAGCGaatgcggtggcggcggtgacgacggcgactgCGGCGGTCCATGCGAGCATCGTCGCTGTGAGTACGGCTGCTGCGAGGGCGGGTACGGCCGCGACCGCTGCCACCGGTGCTGTGATCACGGCGAGTTCGGCGGCCGCCACTAG